The Carassius gibelio isolate Cgi1373 ecotype wild population from Czech Republic chromosome B18, carGib1.2-hapl.c, whole genome shotgun sequence sequence AGTGTTCATGCATTACTTTATCACCGTAGCTTGGGCTGAAAATATTAAAGGTACAGTTTGCAATTTCGGAGAAACACTGTTGAAAGTGGATTGGACTGAGAATCAAAACACACTTCTAGCCAGTCACCAGTAAGGGGCGTGTCCAATCATGATAGGGGAGTTGCCTGTGCTCCATAGCATGTTTATGAATTTGGGGGTGGAGCTATCAAGAGAGGTGATTTCAAATATCAACAGTGTTTCAATCAATATATATCAATATCAATCACCTACTGCACCAGTAACTGAGATGGCGTGCTTGTTTTTAACTAGGTTAGAGCAGTGTGTATTAGTATTAAATGCCACTTGTGATTTTTCTAATTATACTGTCTGTCTTTGTTCCTTCCAATAACTGATCCCTACTAATTTCAGAGAAAACGGCGATATCAAGTTTTTGACGAAAGGTGACAATAATTCTGTGGATGACAGAGGCCTTTACAAGCAGGGACAGCACTGGTTGGAGAAGAAAGACGTGGTGGGAAGAGCAAGAGGGTAAGAATCCCTAGTCACTGGTGTCGgttctgggatttttttttttttttttttttagtttctccccatagagataaaaaaaaaaaaaaaaaactttgttaaagTATTTTAAGCCATGAGCTGAACCAAGCAGCTGCGAGTTAAATCACAACATTACCAACTAccaaaaacatatttgaaaattGGACAAAAAGCAAGCTATAGTGAGGGCTACGAACGACAATCGATTTAAAAACGATGGTGAAATATTAAACTATTGACTTAAATTGATTAAAtctataaatacaatataatttaacTTGGGAGTGTAGGGAGGTCACTCTGATTGGTGGGATTTTCTGCACAGCATCATGGGCAATGTAGTCTTTCATTAAGAatttcaatattaaaaataagtagggctgggcaagttaatgcAATATTATTGCATTTACGCATTTATTAACGCCgacaattattttattgtgcattaagttttatttattatatcattattattattattattattttgaaagtttgttgctcactggctctgaatacacacacagacaaaccatgggtcacaggaggggtgggGTGTTGATCAGCACTGGCTTGGGATGAGTGTCTCCAGCTGTGCTCACATGAACGCTCCCGataaaattatttaggctaagctaAGCCTGTCACAAAAACAACTTCCTTAAACTTGAATAAAgagtaaataaacattttctaacaaaaaGTGCTAACTAACAagtacaaataaagaaaaatgcacaaagaaCTTGTATGGAAATTTTTCCATGACCTTCTTTTCTCTGTAAAGAAGGGTTCACACTTCACAGTAttgctgaaaaacacaaacactaCCTAGCAGTCAGATGTCTATATGCACAAAGGCACAAATCCCTCAACAAGGCCATATCTTCAAGATGAAAAAAACAcagtgacatttttatttaaatataatgggCGATATATTGCATCACTAAAACGATTGAGGCGCTTTAAGTCGATATATTGATTATAGTGACATTCCTacgctaagcatcaacattcacaaaccactgttcaCTGTCATTTTCAAATGTGCTCGGGCACAGATAAGATTGCTTGGTGTGAGGACTAATGTTtaagatttacaataaatattttaactgctacaatgtaaaagaaaaagcaccttatttgtttaatgtgtttACAAACCAAATGTTTCTGCACATTTgctcatatagcagtacttttaaatggaaaacagtGCTATTAATTGCAGAAAAACCATGTGATTAATCacgaaaaaaaattttttttatcgtTGATGGCTTCACCAATGACATACTATATACCATTAACCAACAACCTCATAACTCACAACATATTTGCCTTTAAAGATTTATAAGTCATCAGTTTCCCTATGGAGTAAGTTTTACTTGCAGAACCCAACTGTTGCACTCGAATGTTTTATTCCATGTCATACATTGCTTTGCTCATCATGTATTTCTACTCACGTTTCCTCTATGACAGGTTTGTGCCTTACATCGGAATTGTCACAATTTTGATGAATGACTACCCCAAATTTAAGGTATGTAAAGTATCCTGTTTAATTGATGAGTTGTTGTTACATTGGACTTGTTGTAACAGTTGTTCCTTGTTTCCTGACAGTATGCTGTACTGTGTTTGCTCGGGCTCTTTGTTTTGGTACACAGAGAGTGAAGAATTTCAAGAGTAACGCGGTCAGGGAACACACGTCCCTCATGTGACCAGTTTTTTATGGTGGTTTTTTGTGAACATCCTGCACTTGCCCTTAAAAACAAaggtcatttttcattttctctgTTTAATGACTGTGCATACACAAGAACTACTGGAAGAATTTGTATTCGTTCATTTCCCATGTCATGCCGAATTCAGTTTTTGGTTGATCTGAGTTTACAGCCGTACTTGCACCATATGTCAAGATTTAACTTTCTTAAAGGCtaaattttttattgaataaaacagTTGAACCAAATTTAAAAGTGTGTTGctttataaattaattcattcttgTTTGTCCTCTTAAATTcttatgtaaaatgtttgtataAATGACCTTATTTTGCTAAATTGAAACATTTATTCGCAACATATAATCATTGCAGTTAATAGTGTGCACCATCTGTTTGATTGTGTAATTTATAACTTACTGCATGATTCTTACATTTCTGCTACAGTCACCACTAATAACCTACTCcgaaatataatgtagaaatgtaacattttctataaagctgctttgcaatgattggTATCATGAAAAGTGCTCCACAAACaaaattgaaattaatttaattatattaggAGTCACACACTGGTgtaaaaaaaaacccagaaaTGTCTAACTTTCCATCAGGGATTACGAAGAAATGGCaggtaaaacaatgatttaaattacatttttaagtagaaaaactgaaatagtattttattgtaaacaaAGATTACTCAGCaggctttatttacattttcgaaaaaaaaaatcatgtataaaatgtatttaaaaaagcataaggtgcacattttaggcaatatattatgttttattgaaGCATTATATGCAAGTACAGATTAGTATCTTAAAATGAATCTTTACCCTATGATTCACATGAACTAGACAGAGACATAGTTCCTCGATTCATAACTATAGAAATCTAAGCTTTATGAATTCGCAACGCCTCAAAACgtttttccattattttaattcaattaaattgcaTGCGCACAGCCAACGCGCGTCACATAGTGTTTCCCATCCTCATTCAAGCAGACCAAGCGTTCTCTGTCGTTATGTGACTTCAGTGACTAAAACTGTGACCTCAGAAGCCGTTTGCAGTCCCACCCCACGGTGTTGATATAAACCCCGTCCACGGCAGAAGAACGAAGCGCGCTCCCGTACAGTTGCATCTGAACAGAGTTACTTGAAAAGATGGCTGTGAGTTCTGAAGACGGACAATGCAAATATAGACTATTTGCTTTCATTATGCTTTTTAACATCTCGTTAAGCACGGCGGTCAGTCTCGATTTAACGGAGCTGCGAAATAaagtttccaaaataaaagtgcatCCACGCGGGAATCTCTGGGCGACAGGTATGTTTTCATTTAATCGtcatgcaattacaatgaaacTATTTAATCCGTTTCCCGGCATAACTGTTGGTCTTCTTGCAGGTCATTTCATGGGCAAGAAGAGCATTTCAAGCAGCCAGTTCCAGGACTCTCAATTCTCCTCAAAGCGTCCCAGGAATACTTTGAGAGAATCCGAGGATCTGAGGGAGCTGATCACTCAGGAGGTGCTCAAAGTTGCTCTTCAGGCTCAGCTTGAAGATCCAAAGAGGACACGAGATGTTTATAATCAGGTGATTAGAGCTATTTACAGGATTGGTCAAAACAGTGCTTTAATACTTTGTGATtaaattttattcattcatttttttcaggatacGGACTTCATGGTAAAGCTTTTGAAAAGCTACATTGAAAAAAAGGAACCTATAGTGACATTGCTGttgatataattgtaataaaatgttattttgacaaccctTACAGTTGTGTAGAAaatctatatgtgtgtgtctgcttTTAAAGGCTTATTAGAcaactaaatatttattatgtattcaaCTGCTGTAACCATGGCTGGATATCTGAAAGAATATAATGAATGCGTGGacggattgatggatggatggatggatgaatgcactgggtaaattgttaaaataaaatctgtatttttttttaaagcagatgaAACTGCAAATCAGTCTTATTTTACTCTATTAAATTAGCATATGCCAGTTGCAcctaagattttatttattttttctttgaaattaGCAACTATGACTAAGCAGATATCTCATAGAAATTAATGAACAACACAAAGGATTATACGCTaattatggttaaaaaaaaaaaaccgctcCCACTGAGAGCAGCTTATCCTTCCTTTCCCTGATCCATGCAGGGCTTCGGAGCATTTCTAAATTGGGGTAAAGATTATTATAACAGGACACTTTTATAAGGCTATAAGGTTATAATGGACACTTTTTGCAACTTATCTTACTAAAACATTGTCATTCAGCCtcagtgtgtgtgctcttgtttttgtgacatatcaggacacaacgtTATATAATGACACAGGTatcacaaggagagggtgacttatgaggacataacacatgtccccatttttcaaaacgtttagaaatcatacagaattttttttttttttttttttttgagaaagtaaaaatgcacaaagtttcctgtgagggttaaggttaggtgtagggttggtgaagggcgatagaatataaagtttgtacagtataaaaaccattacgcctatgggatgtccccacttttcacaaaaacaatgtgtgtgtgtgtgtgtgtgtgtaagcagagATAATTGAAAACCGTCTTTATTATTACTAAAAACTGTAAATAATGTGAAGTTTTACGATTTTATTGATAACAGCTGTAataaaatgagtgtgtgtgatctgtgtgGGTATGTGCACATTTATGGATTTGTGCATTCATATAAAGACATACAAGTAAATTgctacatgaaaaaaatatatatttcaattgcctattatttaatgtaaggcaaggcaagtttatttatatagcacatttcacacacaatggtaattaaaagtttacataaaaagtttacataaaaaagtaaattaaattaataatacaaattataacgGTTTTAGTGAACAACAGGGTTATAAAGTTATCTCTAAAAAGTCCATTCAGAAAGTTGTTCTTTTCAGCTGATGTGGGATCCTGAAAACATAGTAGCAGATAATATGTTTAGTTCATCTCTGTTAAATTTGTACCCACATTTGGATACTCAAACCACTCAAAAAAGTTTAATTACAACAAGAAGTCAAGTATTGTGGGAACTGTTATATGTAACATTTTAGCTTCTGACCACTGACCAGTAGAGGGCAGCAATACACTGACCATACAGCACACTACCTGTACCTGAGCGCGAAGAAGAACATCTCGCATGCAGCTCTTTGAGAAAAGGAAGAACCTCCACCCGTCATCCAGACTAAAGTGTTAAAATGCCTTTAATAGTAATGTGTGGTTACCCGTGCAGTGGTAAAACCCGACGAGCCCATGCACTGAAAgaatatttcacacaaaataaagaaagaaaggttCATATAGTCGGAGATAAAGATCAAGTAATTGACAAGAACTCTGTGTGAGAAGCTGCTGGAAGTTTATGATGCATTGCGGTTTAAATATATGTCTTGATACAAGTGTGTGTCAGGACAGCCAAGGTCCATCTTACTGAGAAACATGTCTATAGTTTAAACACAGTATTACACATGTACACTAACTATCCCTAAAACAAACCTCTTAAACCTGCTTGAGATGGTTGCTGGTCTTACTTAACATTACCTGAATAAGCCGGTTAGTCAAAcctttacataaaaaatgtatatttcctgTTCGTTGTAACCAGTGCTGGGGAAACTTAATTTTACAAGCAATATGTTACAATATTGCATTTCGCCATAAAAggtaactaattacattacttcattactttttatggaaagtaatgcgtaacgttacttttgagttacttttaaAATCTGGACatggcttgcttgtttgtttaaaaaaaatatatatttttaaaattttgtcaaatataaaagccttttcacaccaaaagtgaaatgaataagctTCAGTCGGAAGGTAAAGTAAATTTAGGTCCGTACAGTAAAATGCAAAGAAGAAATGtcaacacacttaaaaaaaaaaaaaaaaagacacacaaatgtttgtctagagtaatttttgcttattagtatggttgaactgggtCATCAAAGTTTAGAAGCAAAGACATTGGGAAtcggattaaatacataaagtgtATTTGTGTCGTTTAACATTTCGTTAATGCAGGCttgcgtcatattctgagttGCATTATTCTGATTCACTTTTGAGGAATACTAaatctgtgttttgttgtttgttttttagattaattaattaatgcatattcatatttattttataactacATAAACATCTGATTTCTCACAACATGGGAACATGAGAGGTGTCAATCAATAAATtggaaaataaaattaacttgcattacttatttgaaaaagtaactcagatattctcTTGTAAATtacaaagtaatgcattactttactagttacttaaaaaatttaatccGATTACATAACTTgggttacttgtaatgcgttacccccaacactggttGTTACTGATCTGAATCTAACTGCAACAACAATGATATTTAACTACAGATTCACAGAAAGAGAAGAATCTGAGAGGAGCACTGAGAGCTGAAGTGGAAAGGTGATTGACTTAAAATATCTCTGCTGTCATTTAAAGATGTGAAAGTGTCAGACTCAAACATAAGAATGATAATGGTCAAATGGCAAATAGATGAAAGATGGCCTGAGGTGTGTAAATGTAAACAAGTTTTTTGGTTGTTCCTCTAGTTGTGAGTTTCTGATAGGTGTACATTACTATtcaaacatatgtttttttaaagattgtaatacttttatttagcaagtttgcattaaatttatcaaaagggTCTGTATATGTTACAaggatttctgtttcaaaaaaaTCCTGTTGAATTAACTTTTACTCATAAAAAATACTAAACATCAtggttttcaaaaaagaaaaaaataataatcaatgttTCTTGATCGAATCTCACCAAATCCGTTGCTGAAATATGATCTTATCCAACacggaaaacaaaacaaaaacattttaaaatatattacaatagacgaGTTATtctgaatttttatatttcaaaataagtgAAAAATGAACAGTtgtttttactactttttttcattaaaacttgCAGCCATGTTGAAcacgagacaaaaaaaaaagcttttaaatgttAGTGTATTTTGAAAAGTTCATAATGTTCTAAAATAAGGATGCTACATATATtatctaaatgtaataatatctTCTAATCTTTTAAACGACAGTCTGGATGCGCTAATACTGCATTTTGAAGCCCCTGATTCAAGGAATAGATGGGATAGTCCACTTTTTATTATTCAGCAAGAGGACTCGCTTCCATTCGAAGCCATCTGCAATGCACTTTTCAATCGAAAAGCACCATCACCTAATCAGTCCACGAAAAGCATAAGAAAAATGCATTATGCATGAGTATAAATTCGCCTGATCTACTTTTTATTGCCCTTGAATGGATATTAGAACCTGTTTCACTTTGCCTTTTTACAGCAACCGCTCTCATCCACAAACTTTTTGTATGAGTTGGACAAAGTTACTCAAGATGTCCTAATGGTGTGAATTCCCTCCCTTTTAGGTgttcttttataaaaatagaatgCATTCAAAGTCATTCTTTCTTTTTCACTGCCTACAGGTGAGTGTTTATAGTTTGCATTGCATAGCAAGACCATCAGTATCAATAGCGTGTTGTTTTATGTCTCAGGCTGTTCTTAAATCACAGAAGACCAGCATCCCTGGAGATCTCATTTCCATTCCTGGAGCCACGGAAAATATATGCTTTATTCTAACACGTTTAGCTTTAGCTTTgaatttctctctttctttctcttgtttggGAGGAAATGTAAAATTGTTGTCTTGCTTTGCTGAGCCACCCATTATGGCTATTTGATATCTCACTGCGACAACACAGAAATGTCCTACCATCAACAGGTAAAGAATTACAAAAACGCTTAAGCCAAGTCTGGAATTTTAATAATCTTGACTGCAATTTCCTGAAAGAAAGTTGATCCATTTAATGTTAATTGAAGATGTGTTGTAGTAATAAACAGGTCCAGTCGACCTACATGAATGTAATGCATACACAAACATCAAAGAATGTCATTTCTTTCTGATGCAGTCGCAGTTTGCGAGTCGTCTGTAAATGCTTTGGCATTTGGACATGTACAGAGATGAACCAGTGCAGGGGGCCCTCTGAAATAATACATCATTCAAATGGGATATTATTAGAAATGAATTTATACTCTTTCTTTGTTGTCTTGCAACTAGGTTTCCAGTATATGCTAGCATTCGAAAAGTTTAGTtaggggttagtaagattttgtttttgaacTAATTCTATTAtgctgctcaccaaggttgcatttaattgcattaaatcagaaatacagtaatatatatatatatatatatatatatatatatatatatatatatatatatatatatgtatatatatagtgaaatttagttaaatataaatatgtcattttgtccTGTTATGGCCAGTGCACGATGTCATTTGGATTCCGGAATCCAATTCCAAAAATGAAATACTCCGTCagattatataacattttaaattgctcAGAATTTTATTAActattagcttttcatcaaccCGTGAACCCAAGTTTGAGAAACCCCGTTGTATTTTAATGGTTCAAAAAGTAGTCAGCATACATAATGTAATCCAATAGATAACATTACTTGCTATTTTATTGTGTAGTTTGTAATCGGTTGTGGACAAAAAATGAGAACGTTTAGTAGACATTATTTTAGTTTCACGTTTTAaagtgctgatttggtgctcaattatcaggtgaaagcagttgtgctgatTGATGTTttgtgatattgtttttttgttttttgattttaccacaaataaaaaaaattcaggattcttgggtgaatagaaagctcaagataacagtttttatttaaaatgtaattttttttaacattgtaaatgtaataatttgttaATGCGATGTACATTATTGTACCTACACAGTTTTCTTAACTACTTCAATACATTGAATACACGAGAATCTTAACATGCTGGAGTTGAGGAAACTCAGACGTCAGTTCATCAGTTACACCAAGATGCATCCGACAGAGAACATTGGGCAGATTGCCAATATGTTAATGCAGTATCTTAATAAGAGTATGCACTAACAGGTGttgtttctttttagtttttgtcaATTCTTAAGgtcatatttaatgttttcaagttTCCAGTATTTTAACAAGGTTTTGAGTGCAATAAAATTTGAACTCTTATAATGTCTTCATATATCTTTGATGTGATCTTTTATATTTATGTCAAATATAGCGAAGTGATAAAATAGGAGGAAATCTTATCACCTACcaacccaaataaataaatgaaaactccCAACACAGGTCAATATTCAGAGGTTATGTTCTCTTTTCTCATCTTATTTTCATCATTGGGAAGTGTTCAGCTGTAGTCTGTATATTTCTCTTCAGTGGTTCACAGACCTTGAAATGATCGCAAGGTTTGATTGAAGTCATCACTGCATACATACAGATATTTTTATGCTTCAGATGTGGAAGGGCTCATAAAACGAACCATAAAACTCATTGAAACACTGGTAATTAGTGTTTTTCATGCAAGTCTTTTGTTTATGCCTCTGGGCAAACGTAAGCGTTTGGAGAGCCATATTGACTCTTCCGTTAGTGAATCAGGCCAGCTGTTTATGTGCAAAGGTATAATCCAGTGTAATATAATTTGAAGAAAACATGCACTCCAATAACTTCTGTCATGACCTCTCAGACTTGTTTGCACGGTGAATATAGCAACATGGGTTCGTGTTGGTTACATCTTTTGTCAGacttatttgttatatttgaataaaaacataactCAAAACTATATGGCagaatttcttttttcattaaatgcagccttggtaagcataaaacacttcttttaaaaacattttcctgACCCCAATATTTTGAATGGTGGCGTATATGATTAAAATTAGTCTGAGactgcatatttacattttctttactcTTTTCCTGTAAAGATCTAGTGGCACATAATCCACACATTAAACAAACTAAGCATTATGTAATTAACAGTTTAATGAAATGCTGTTGAATCATTATGAAACTCTCAAAATACAAAATCTCTCTTTGGACAGTTAGAGCTACTTTTCTCTAAAAGCAGTTCAGTGTTTACACATTGTacatgtgttatttatttatttatctccgTATCAGAGAGATTTGCAAGGAAATACTGTCAAAGATCATACTCAGTAAAGAAATATTTTACCTTTTAATCTGTAATAAACTCTTGGTAGTGATTTGGAGGAAAGCACCAGCTTTGGGAATATTGAAAATGCCCTTCACTTTAAAACTCAGTAATCAGGTTAGTTACCAGATATTATGCTGTTTTACATTACTAAAGCTGCAAaatgttagatcattggctgtaACTAATGTGAAGACAAGGGTTGTTATGTGCTACCCACTTCTGGCTGCTTTATTTTGCTATGTGTGCTTTAAAAAACGATTTATTTTCTGCATTTCTCTTCTTTGCTAGCATGATTCCAAAACTAGTTGTCTAATAAACCTGATATTGTTTATTACAAATGTTGTTGGCTCTTTGTCAGATTgcttttgttcctcttttgtaagtcactttgggtaaaatgtttaaattatatactgtataggcAGGGCAAAAATTGACATATTTAATCTTCTGAAACCTCGCTGCAAGACATGCACAAGAAAATATACAGAAATGCTCTTTATTCATTTAACCATATAgaatgcagataaaaaaaaatacaagaatagaaaaatacaatgattatacaataatttaaatgttttatatttacacagattaaaggTTTTAAACCGATGAAGCCGTCTAATTCTCTTTATCAGTTTTCTTAGTTGGTTTCACTGTTACAGCAGTGCCAAAGAGTCTGTCCCGGTGACTAAAGAAAGGTGCAAAGTTGCTGCTGGGTTTCTGGTGATGTATATTGTGGGCCAACGCTCCTCCAAGATGACCTAAAGGAACCAGGTGGCCAGGCGAATAAGGTAAGTCGTAGCCGTGTCAAACATGAGCAAAACACCCAACACGCCGGAGATCAGTTTCCATACTGTCGGAGCAACCACAGGAAGTGGAGGCGCAGGCATCACCACATTGGTTATCAACACAGACGGAAACACAAAGACTAGATGATTGTACACCGCCATTCCCAGGGTCCTCAGCATTAAGCAGGTGGTGGGACGGCGCTGCTTTTGGAGCTTGCACTCAAAGAGAGGAGTGCTCTCTCCCAAGACATCCAGGAGGGCAAAAGTGATGCTGAAGATGAAATATCAGGAGAAGGCAAGCAGAACTGGGAAGAATGGAGACGAGACCAGGGTGTAGTGACATAACAACATAGTCCCACAGGGGCTGAAGAAGATGGTCATAAGCCTTGGAAGTTGGGAGCCGTGTAGCAATTTCAGTGATGTTCCACATCCTGCTGCTAGATTGAGCAAATGCAAGTGAATGCTGATGGTAATAACCCAGCCCCTATTTATACTGCTGAGCCAGACTTGGACCTCCCATCAAGCCATGATAGGGCAATTTCTCTTCGGTTTTCTCAGCCAATACCCTACAACCCAACCTTTCCAACACATGAAATAAGACTGCTAGTAAACAAAAGTTATGTTGATTCCTTCGTTCAAATCCTGGCACAAACGAAAAGCTTTCCCAATAACCCAAGTCTCTTTGTGCTATTACCAAAAACCGAATATGGAGATTTTCTGATCCAGGGGACTATTTACACCAATTGTTCCATTTCAGAGAATCAGTAAACGTTTTGAACTAGGTCATTTGTGTAAATTCATTTATTCTTTTGTCTTTTGAACAATACGTAAACATCCATATTTCTCATAGTTCAGTCATAAAGCTCTAGATGGCACAGACTGTTAGGTCATGCAGTCTGCTAGCAATCACACAATTTATGGCACATGCTTCATTCTTCAGCCAATGTAATTTCATGCTCAAGATTTACAGCAAATGGTCTGGTTCAGTGTTTGCTAAAAGCTTGTTCTACTTCGGGCTAtcagagttcctctgaaaccctccacctcccccagctccacctgtctagatctgccTTGGAATTTATTTATGCCCATTCATTCAACACTAACACATCTTACATGTTCAAAGCAGCAGCAGTGTTTGTAGCAGATCTAGTCCACCAAGAccaacattgtatttttttttaaacaatatttttttttattgcaattttgcTGATTCAAGGCTGTTTAAACGTATGATCATAACTGTATTTTACATATCCCATTCCATATTAATTATtacaacaaaaat is a genomic window containing:
- the LOC127977220 gene encoding neuromedin-B-like, with the translated sequence MAVSSEDGQCKYRLFAFIMLFNISLSTAVSLDLTELRNKVSKIKVHPRGNLWATGHFMGKKSISSSQFQDSQFSSKRPRNTLRESEDLRELITQEVLKVALQAQLEDPKRTRDVYNQDTDFMVKLLKSYIEKKEPIVTLLLI